From Lysinibacillus sp. SGAir0095, the proteins below share one genomic window:
- a CDS encoding sulfatase-like hydrolase/transferase, whose amino-acid sequence MKILYSANDSKELKRPNILFLLVDEQRYPPCYETETLYEWRKENLITQEILREKGLTFLNHYIGSTACSPSRTTLFTGQYPSLHGVTQTTGAAKGAFDPNVYWLGSNTVPTIGNYFRTAGYQTFWKGKWHLSDEDILVPGTHNALPSYHTTTGIPDSTKEKLYENANRLNAYGFDGWIGPEPHGADPRNSGSSAKVGLCGRDAIYSAEVVELIQSLEQNPSSNQPWLIVSSLVNPHDITLFGSLSRLSPNFNFEIDPSVPNIPHSPTSKEDLLTKPKAQLSYRDTYQLAFQATVDSEFYRQLYYSLHKKVDEELYKIYTALANSIFYEDTIIIFTSDHGSLLGAHGGLFQKWHNAYDEALHVPCIIHSPKLFAEPKELKLLTSHVDIAPTLLGLAGIDIDVVQKELLKTHSEVHPFVGRNLAPFIKGEETITKANEALYFMTDDEVTKGLNQTSLQGEPYSSVRQPNHLETIIIKLPTGKGDSEEIWKYTRYFDNPQFWSTPHSEDLETTKIFTTKLSDTKEANMVLKTTKTEPVDEEFELYNLTRDPLERINLVHPLHETPETKLVQLLLSQVLKQQRKQKRIYPTN is encoded by the coding sequence GTGAAAATTTTGTATTCGGCAAACGATTCTAAAGAATTAAAGCGACCTAATATTCTGTTTTTACTCGTCGATGAGCAACGTTACCCGCCCTGTTATGAAACTGAAACTTTATATGAGTGGAGAAAGGAAAATTTAATTACACAAGAGATTTTACGTGAGAAAGGACTTACCTTTTTAAATCATTATATCGGAAGTACTGCCTGTTCACCGAGTAGAACAACGCTTTTTACCGGTCAATACCCATCTCTCCATGGCGTTACACAAACAACTGGGGCAGCCAAAGGGGCGTTTGATCCAAACGTTTACTGGCTTGGGTCAAATACCGTTCCAACTATAGGAAATTATTTTCGTACAGCAGGCTACCAAACATTTTGGAAAGGAAAATGGCACCTTTCAGATGAAGATATTTTAGTTCCTGGTACACACAATGCATTACCGAGTTATCATACAACCACTGGTATTCCTGATTCTACAAAAGAAAAGCTCTATGAAAATGCAAATCGATTAAATGCATACGGCTTTGATGGTTGGATTGGACCAGAACCTCATGGAGCGGACCCTCGAAATTCTGGATCCTCAGCGAAAGTCGGGTTATGTGGACGCGACGCAATTTATTCAGCGGAGGTTGTGGAATTAATTCAATCATTAGAACAGAACCCAAGTTCAAATCAGCCTTGGCTCATTGTATCTTCTTTGGTAAATCCGCATGATATCACTCTTTTCGGATCACTTTCTAGACTAAGCCCAAACTTTAATTTTGAAATAGATCCTTCAGTGCCAAATATCCCACACTCACCTACGTCAAAGGAAGATTTACTTACAAAACCAAAGGCACAATTGAGTTATCGGGATACTTATCAATTAGCCTTTCAAGCAACAGTCGATTCTGAGTTTTATAGACAGCTATACTACTCACTTCATAAGAAAGTAGACGAAGAACTATATAAAATTTACACTGCCTTGGCAAATTCTATTTTCTATGAAGATACTATTATCATTTTCACATCTGATCACGGAAGTTTACTGGGGGCACACGGTGGACTTTTCCAAAAGTGGCATAATGCTTACGACGAAGCTCTTCATGTACCATGTATTATTCATAGCCCAAAATTGTTTGCAGAACCGAAAGAGTTGAAACTACTAACAAGTCATGTGGATATCGCCCCAACATTATTAGGTCTAGCTGGTATAGATATAGATGTGGTACAGAAAGAATTGCTTAAAACCCATTCAGAGGTACACCCTTTTGTTGGACGAAATCTTGCTCCTTTCATCAAAGGGGAGGAAACTATAACAAAAGCTAACGAAGCCCTTTACTTTATGACAGATGATGAAGTAACAAAAGGATTAAACCAAACATCACTGCAAGGCGAACCTTATTCATCTGTTCGTCAGCCCAATCATTTAGAGACCATCATTATTAAATTACCTACTGGCAAGGGGGACTCGGAGGAAATATGGAAGTATACGCGTTATTTTGATAACCCACAATTTTGGAGTACTCCTCACTCTGAGGATCTTGAAACAACGAAAATCTTCACCACAAAACTTTCAGATACAAAAGAAGCTAACATGGTGCTTAAGACAACAAAAACTGAACCTGTGGATGAGGAGTTTGAATTATACAATTTAACAAGGGATCCTTTAGAGAGGATTAACTTGGTTCATCCTTTGCACGAAACTCCCGAAACAAAGTTAGTTCAGCTTCTTTTATCACAAGTATTAAAGCAGCAAAGGAAACAGAAAAGGATTTATCCTACTAATTAA
- a CDS encoding YfiT family bacillithiol transferase, translating to MNERYPIGQFSCGESISSEEVQLWIHEIKTFPARLNEVVNELDEELLKNTYREGGWNIRQLVHHIADSHLNSYIRFKLALTENNPTIKPYAEEKWAELPDSNLPIEVSLALIQSLHERWVYILEKLTVVQLKRTFTHPDAGDITLEKNIGLYAWHGNHHLAHIRNAIK from the coding sequence ATGAATGAAAGGTATCCGATTGGTCAGTTCTCATGTGGTGAAAGCATTTCTTCGGAAGAAGTTCAGCTATGGATTCATGAAATTAAAACATTTCCAGCGCGATTAAATGAAGTTGTTAATGAGTTAGATGAAGAATTACTTAAAAATACTTATCGGGAAGGTGGCTGGAACATTCGGCAGCTTGTCCACCATATAGCGGATAGTCATCTGAATTCCTATATACGCTTCAAACTTGCTTTAACCGAAAACAACCCAACCATAAAACCCTATGCAGAGGAAAAATGGGCCGAACTCCCTGATTCAAATCTTCCTATTGAAGTATCCTTGGCGTTAATACAGTCGTTACATGAACGATGGGTATACATATTAGAAAAACTTACAGTCGTACAACTAAAAAGAACCTTCACTCATCCAGACGCTGGTGACATTACGCTTGAGAAAAACATTGGACTTTATGCATGGCACGGGAATCACCATCTAGCTCACATCCGTAATGCCATCAAATGA
- a CDS encoding MDR family MFS transporter, giving the protein MKGLSYFHPLVWSILLGTIFTRAASFMTIPFLALYLHNELNASPLVIGITLGAAQLFATFGGIFGGFLTDKLGRKLVIIFTIFVWSGVFIGFAIVKSVVLFAVLSSINGLCRSFFEPATQALMIDFTEKEKRRRLFSIRYTSINIAGVIGPVLGVWISSLSSAVMPFIITGVMYAVYGFVLIALLNHFEMRQQLAAERQTLSQMLRVVGTDTKLLLLLAGGVLISLGYSQYDSTLPQLVNLSVEDGVQLYSALLVINAAIVLLFQLPISVYSEKISSLKSLSLGMCFFASGFILFNIASSWTLFIVAMIVFSIGEIFAFPMMNAMIEEIAPDTQKATYLGASQLKNIGGFIGPIFGGWLLTHYAGEIYFVMAVIVLLSLVFYKKALSMNKVV; this is encoded by the coding sequence TTGAAGGGATTAAGTTATTTCCATCCTTTAGTATGGAGTATTTTACTTGGCACTATTTTCACTCGTGCAGCAAGCTTTATGACCATTCCATTTCTCGCATTATATCTACATAACGAGTTGAATGCTTCGCCGCTAGTTATTGGAATAACTCTGGGGGCGGCTCAATTATTTGCAACCTTTGGAGGGATTTTTGGGGGATTTTTAACAGATAAATTAGGTCGGAAACTTGTTATTATTTTTACTATTTTTGTTTGGAGCGGTGTCTTTATTGGCTTTGCTATAGTTAAGAGTGTGGTGTTATTTGCGGTTCTTAGTAGTATAAACGGATTATGTCGATCCTTTTTTGAGCCCGCAACGCAAGCTTTAATGATCGATTTTACAGAAAAAGAGAAACGTAGAAGGCTATTTTCAATACGATATACAAGCATCAACATTGCTGGTGTGATTGGGCCTGTTTTAGGTGTATGGATTTCTAGTTTATCGAGTGCGGTTATGCCATTTATTATTACCGGCGTGATGTATGCTGTTTATGGTTTTGTCCTTATTGCTTTATTAAACCACTTTGAAATGCGTCAGCAATTAGCGGCCGAAAGACAGACACTTTCCCAGATGCTAAGAGTGGTAGGAACAGATACAAAGCTACTTCTTTTACTGGCTGGCGGCGTGCTTATTAGTCTAGGTTACTCACAATACGATTCCACATTGCCTCAGCTGGTAAATCTTTCAGTGGAAGATGGCGTACAATTATATTCAGCCTTACTTGTGATCAATGCTGCAATCGTTTTATTGTTCCAGTTACCAATCAGCGTGTATTCGGAAAAAATTTCATCTCTCAAAAGCTTGAGTTTAGGGATGTGTTTCTTCGCTTCTGGCTTCATATTATTTAACATAGCATCGAGTTGGACATTATTTATTGTAGCGATGATTGTCTTTTCGATTGGTGAGATTTTTGCATTTCCTATGATGAATGCCATGATTGAGGAGATTGCACCAGATACACAAAAAGCCACTTATTTAGGTGCATCCCAACTAAAAAATATTGGCGGATTTATCGGTCCGATTTTCGGTGGATGGCTTCTCACTCATTATGCAGGAGAAATATATTTTGTTATGGCAGTGATCGTATTACTAAGTCTCGTATTTTATAAAAAAGCTTTATCTATGAATAAAGTAGTATAA
- a CDS encoding methyl-accepting chemotaxis protein, protein MGIKATKGIFVGNLLLLGLSIVNMLFATSNQTLIISAVGIVILVVSTIYTYTSISLPLKRTIHNARQIRSGDLNIDKTSKMKNEIGELSQSLIGMSENLKSIFGQLNSLSERLVESSSSLKSSTEQTNVSTNQMAASIQEVASSVDIQGKNIQESASAMSEITIGIGRVAQTTNSVAESASETTTQANLGNKYIQEIDKQMNSIYRVNHETNSVMKELESKSTKIGSIIGVITGIADQTNLLALNAAIESARAGEHGKGFAVVANEVRLLAEQSKEASKQIEEIIKLIQEDTNQAYVMTNKATEETKNGLELVQVTGKTFTQIITSIENVSAQTQELSAVVEEMSASTEQVNASFEDVSQLALNSSSKMSEISAASEQNSHALNEVSSSTSSLADVAEQLQGMVRK, encoded by the coding sequence ATGGGCATTAAAGCGACCAAAGGAATTTTTGTAGGTAATCTGTTATTACTTGGTTTATCAATAGTTAATATGCTGTTTGCAACATCTAACCAGACTTTGATCATTAGTGCTGTTGGAATCGTCATTTTAGTGGTTAGTACAATCTATACATATACATCTATTTCCCTACCTTTGAAGAGAACAATACATAATGCAAGACAGATTAGGAGTGGTGATTTAAATATTGATAAAACATCAAAAATGAAAAATGAAATTGGCGAACTATCTCAATCTTTAATAGGTATGAGTGAGAATCTTAAATCAATCTTTGGTCAATTAAATAGCTTATCTGAACGATTGGTAGAATCATCAAGTAGTTTAAAGTCATCAACTGAGCAAACAAATGTATCAACTAACCAAATGGCAGCGTCCATTCAAGAGGTTGCTAGTAGTGTAGATATACAGGGTAAGAACATACAAGAAAGTGCCTCGGCAATGAGTGAGATTACTATTGGAATTGGTCGTGTAGCTCAAACTACAAATAGCGTCGCTGAATCCGCTTCAGAAACAACCACTCAAGCAAATTTAGGGAATAAGTATATCCAAGAAATTGATAAACAAATGAACTCTATTTATAGAGTAAATCATGAAACGAATTCTGTTATGAAAGAGTTAGAAAGTAAATCAACAAAAATTGGCAGCATTATAGGGGTAATTACAGGGATTGCCGATCAAACGAACCTATTAGCATTAAATGCAGCAATCGAGTCTGCACGTGCGGGTGAGCATGGAAAAGGGTTTGCGGTTGTGGCTAACGAAGTAAGGCTCTTAGCGGAACAGTCAAAGGAAGCTTCGAAACAGATTGAGGAAATTATCAAGTTAATTCAAGAAGATACAAATCAGGCCTATGTGATGACGAATAAAGCAACAGAAGAGACGAAAAACGGATTGGAATTAGTACAGGTTACAGGTAAAACATTTACTCAAATTATAACATCTATTGAAAATGTAAGTGCTCAAACACAAGAATTGTCCGCAGTAGTGGAAGAAATGTCTGCAAGTACAGAACAAGTAAATGCATCATTTGAGGATGTATCACAATTAGCTCTTAATTCTTCTTCAAAAATGTCGGAAATTTCAGCGGCATCCGAACAAAATTCTCATGCATTAAATGAAGTGTCCTCTTCAACTAGTTCTTTAGCTGATGTTGCAGAACAACTACAAGGAATGGTAAGAAAGTAA
- a CDS encoding bile acid:sodium symporter family protein, translating to MLADFNKQLQKLMPILTPLSLIIGVLLEDIGGQLVFLVPWLFAFMTFAGSLSMNFQGLRSFIKYPWVILITIAFLHILMPVWAYFISNLLFDDHLLVIGFILSVAVPTGVTSFIWASISKGNLPLCLSIILIDTILSPVILPIIVHFVVGEKIEINTMSIMLDLLWMIVIPSILAVLLNEWTKGEINRTLGETLAPFQKLSLFLIVGINSSAIAPYLKNITWEIIWIIVVVFLMAISGYIMCLVLGHYLFKDFEIITTVVFTGGMRNIAVGVVIATTYFPPKVVMPVVFGMLFQQILASQFNRVLEKYKEKYKEKCQSEEGRFNHENSSVL from the coding sequence ATGTTAGCCGATTTCAATAAACAACTCCAAAAACTAATGCCGATTTTAACACCGCTTAGTTTAATAATAGGTGTTCTTCTCGAGGATATTGGAGGGCAATTAGTATTTCTTGTACCGTGGTTATTCGCATTTATGACGTTTGCTGGTAGTTTAAGCATGAATTTTCAAGGCTTGCGAAGTTTCATAAAGTACCCTTGGGTTATTCTCATCACCATCGCATTTTTACATATCCTCATGCCTGTTTGGGCGTACTTCATCTCAAATCTTTTATTTGATGATCATTTATTGGTAATCGGATTTATTCTTTCGGTGGCCGTTCCCACTGGAGTAACTAGCTTTATCTGGGCTAGTATTAGTAAAGGGAACCTCCCGCTTTGCTTATCCATCATTTTAATAGATACAATCCTTTCGCCGGTTATCTTACCAATAATAGTTCACTTTGTTGTCGGTGAAAAAATTGAAATTAATACCATGTCCATTATGCTCGATTTATTGTGGATGATCGTAATACCTTCAATTTTAGCAGTTTTGTTAAACGAGTGGACCAAGGGTGAAATAAACCGAACCCTTGGTGAAACACTAGCGCCATTTCAGAAGCTAAGTTTATTTCTTATTGTAGGAATTAATAGTAGTGCCATTGCTCCATACTTAAAAAACATTACGTGGGAAATCATTTGGATTATCGTGGTGGTTTTTTTGATGGCCATCTCTGGTTATATAATGTGCTTAGTTTTAGGACATTACTTATTCAAAGACTTTGAAATCATTACGACCGTTGTTTTTACAGGAGGAATGCGGAATATTGCCGTGGGGGTAGTAATTGCAACGACTTACTTCCCGCCCAAAGTTGTAATGCCGGTAGTATTTGGTATGCTGTTCCAGCAAATCCTTGCTTCACAATTTAATAGAGTCTTAGAAAAATACAAAGAAAAATATAAAGAGAAGTGTCAATCGGAAGAAGGACGATTCAATCATGAGAATTCCTCAGTTTTATAA
- a CDS encoding MerR family transcriptional regulator, giving the protein MSDVIVVADISTGEDLIYNTLAVSKIVGVHERTLRNYCTLMQKHHYDFQKNKNGHRIYYKKDIEIIKKIVDLKNSSSLTIKQAVSEILGTAIDELHESHQKNSEEKRDINTLLEEFAAFKNEQMEFNKTLLEQLIKQEHYIKNSIEQRDKKLMFAMKESMETRRQLAAAAEAEREKENEKNKRIWWKFWK; this is encoded by the coding sequence ATGTCAGATGTAATAGTAGTAGCGGATATATCAACGGGTGAAGATCTTATTTATAATACGTTGGCGGTTAGTAAGATAGTAGGTGTTCACGAAAGGACTCTTAGGAATTACTGTACCTTGATGCAAAAACATCATTACGACTTTCAAAAGAACAAAAATGGACATCGCATTTACTACAAAAAAGACATTGAAATCATAAAAAAAATAGTTGACCTAAAAAACTCTAGTTCCCTGACAATCAAACAAGCTGTAAGTGAAATCCTTGGTACAGCTATAGATGAACTCCATGAAAGCCATCAAAAGAATTCCGAAGAGAAGAGGGACATAAATACTCTTCTTGAAGAATTTGCAGCATTCAAAAATGAACAAATGGAATTCAATAAAACCCTTCTAGAACAATTAATTAAACAGGAACATTATATAAAAAACAGCATTGAACAACGCGACAAAAAATTAATGTTTGCCATGAAGGAGTCCATGGAAACAAGAAGACAGCTTGCTGCAGCTGCCGAAGCGGAAAGAGAAAAGGAAAATGAAAAAAATAAGAGAATATGGTGGAAATTTTGGAAATGA
- the nrdF gene encoding class 1b ribonucleoside-diphosphate reductase subunit beta, with protein sequence MSNLVYEAVNWNKPTSELAQIFWDQQWKQIWFPEEIAVSKDVKQWQSFEHQETYKKVFAGLTLLDTVQTNIGMNQIATYATDLQEKAVFTVFGAFEAIHAKSYSYIFTTLCTNTEIDELFEWVKKNEYLQYKANKIGDIYNGIEEGNPESLWKAMFSSVMLESFLFYSGFFYPLYLGGQGILRNSAEVISLILRDESIHGVAVGFFAQNLFKQFSKEKQDKLTVWGYDLLLDLYQNEMSYTDDVYAETGLSPDVKAYVRYNANKALMNVGFEAMFPEEEVNPIVMNGIRNEGSTYDFFSQKGSTYAKAKMAPITDDTFDFKNRI encoded by the coding sequence ATGTCAAATTTAGTTTATGAGGCAGTCAATTGGAATAAACCAACAAGTGAGCTCGCTCAAATATTTTGGGACCAGCAATGGAAACAAATATGGTTCCCTGAAGAAATTGCTGTTAGTAAGGATGTAAAGCAGTGGCAAAGCTTCGAGCATCAGGAAACATATAAAAAGGTATTTGCTGGCCTGACATTACTGGACACGGTTCAAACCAATATTGGCATGAATCAAATTGCTACGTATGCAACAGATTTACAAGAGAAAGCTGTGTTTACTGTCTTTGGAGCTTTTGAAGCTATTCACGCCAAATCCTATTCATATATATTTACTACCCTTTGCACAAATACGGAAATTGATGAATTATTTGAATGGGTCAAGAAAAATGAGTATCTACAATACAAGGCCAATAAAATAGGGGATATCTATAACGGTATTGAAGAAGGGAATCCAGAAAGCTTATGGAAGGCAATGTTTTCTTCTGTGATGCTGGAATCCTTCCTATTCTATTCAGGATTTTTCTATCCACTTTATTTAGGGGGACAAGGAATTTTACGTAACTCAGCAGAAGTAATTTCATTAATATTACGTGATGAATCCATCCATGGTGTTGCAGTAGGCTTCTTTGCTCAAAATCTTTTCAAACAATTTTCGAAGGAAAAGCAAGATAAGTTAACGGTTTGGGGATATGATCTCCTGCTTGATTTATATCAAAATGAAATGAGCTATACGGATGATGTGTATGCAGAAACGGGACTTTCTCCAGACGTAAAAGCTTACGTTCGATATAACGCCAATAAAGCCTTGATGAATGTGGGCTTTGAGGCAATGTTCCCTGAAGAAGAAGTAAATCCAATTGTCATGAATGGCATTCGTAATGAAGGATCTACCTATGACTTTTTTAGTCAGAAGGGATCTACTTACGCGAAAGCGAAAATGGCGCCAATTACGGATGACACATTTGATTTTAAAAATAGAATCTAA
- the nrdE gene encoding class 1b ribonucleoside-diphosphate reductase subunit alpha produces MKTYLKLNNDVLNRYNTTGQLELEKDREATRRYFLEYVNVRLRYFIDIEEKIRYLVEEGYYEKEFIELYDLEFIKHLYKKAYDYNFRFPSFMSASKFYDSYAMKSRDGEEILEKYEDRIVIIALYLAQGDADLAERAVEAMMEGYQPATPTALNSGKKARGELVSCFKLSMDDSMNSIAENIGYCLELSRLGGGVGVNLTDLRPLGDPIKGILNRASGVIPVAKLLENSFSYSNQLGQRNGSGVVYLNIFHADIENFISSKKPNADDKIRLATLSTGIIIPSIFFELMKRDKDIVLFSSYDIYKEYGKRMSEISISEMYYELLDNPKIRKIKRLNARKLYTEVKKAQFESGYPFEIFDDNVNEVHPLKNIGRVQMSNLCTEILQVQQKSIITDQDEPNEYGLDVSCNLGSIDIHEASKVADFGKLVDTSMRLLTNVSQMTYIKNVPSVAKANKLMHSVGLGVMNLHGHLVTQGIMYGSKESVEFIDGFMEALNYYSLRSSMEIAKERGETFYQFEESEYANGNYFEPYINKVEEPFHSETIRALGNVPIITAAMWKELAEDVKKYGLFHSYRMAIAPTGSISYIRSCTASISPCTERVEVRDYADSRTIYPMPYLTNDNAHLYVEAYDVNAYDLIDLYAAAQKHVDQGISMTLYVTDAWTTEQLAKIYIYAWMRGIKSVYYVRQRLQTLEECVACQI; encoded by the coding sequence ATGAAAACATATTTGAAACTAAATAATGATGTGCTGAATCGTTATAACACAACCGGGCAATTAGAGCTGGAAAAGGACCGTGAGGCGACACGACGTTACTTTTTAGAATATGTAAACGTACGCTTACGCTACTTTATCGATATAGAAGAGAAGATTCGTTATTTAGTAGAAGAAGGGTATTACGAAAAAGAATTTATTGAACTGTATGACCTAGAATTTATTAAACACTTATATAAAAAAGCATATGATTACAACTTCCGCTTCCCTTCTTTTATGAGTGCGAGTAAATTCTATGACAGCTATGCTATGAAAAGCCGTGATGGTGAAGAGATTCTTGAAAAATATGAAGATCGAATTGTGATTATTGCATTGTATTTAGCGCAAGGTGATGCAGACCTAGCAGAACGAGCGGTGGAAGCCATGATGGAAGGCTACCAACCTGCTACACCTACAGCTTTGAATAGTGGAAAGAAAGCTCGTGGGGAGCTGGTAAGCTGCTTTAAATTATCGATGGATGACTCAATGAACAGTATCGCCGAAAATATTGGTTACTGTTTGGAACTATCTCGCCTTGGTGGTGGGGTTGGTGTTAATTTAACAGATCTGCGTCCATTAGGAGATCCTATAAAAGGGATACTTAATCGTGCAAGTGGTGTTATCCCGGTTGCAAAGCTTCTAGAAAATTCCTTTAGTTATTCCAATCAACTCGGTCAACGCAATGGTTCAGGCGTTGTATACTTAAATATTTTCCATGCAGATATCGAGAATTTCATCTCATCCAAAAAACCAAATGCTGATGATAAAATCCGCCTGGCGACACTATCTACAGGTATTATCATTCCGAGCATTTTCTTTGAACTCATGAAAAGAGATAAGGATATCGTTCTCTTTAGCTCTTACGATATTTACAAAGAATACGGTAAACGGATGTCTGAAATCTCTATTTCGGAGATGTATTACGAGTTGCTGGATAATCCAAAAATCCGCAAAATAAAACGATTAAATGCAAGAAAGCTTTATACAGAAGTCAAAAAAGCTCAATTTGAATCGGGTTACCCATTTGAAATTTTTGATGATAACGTAAATGAAGTGCATCCACTAAAAAACATAGGTCGAGTGCAAATGTCGAATTTGTGCACGGAAATTTTACAAGTCCAGCAAAAGAGTATTATCACAGATCAAGACGAACCAAATGAGTATGGATTAGATGTATCTTGTAATCTAGGTTCCATTGATATACATGAAGCGAGTAAAGTAGCTGATTTTGGGAAACTAGTCGATACGTCAATGAGGCTATTAACAAATGTATCTCAAATGACTTATATCAAAAACGTTCCTTCTGTTGCAAAAGCAAATAAGTTAATGCATTCAGTTGGTTTAGGTGTCATGAACTTACATGGGCATTTAGTGACACAAGGAATAATGTATGGTTCAAAGGAATCCGTTGAATTTATTGATGGTTTTATGGAAGCGTTAAACTACTATTCTCTAAGAAGTTCGATGGAAATTGCGAAAGAGCGTGGAGAAACCTTTTACCAATTTGAAGAAAGTGAATATGCCAATGGGAACTACTTTGAACCATATATCAACAAAGTAGAAGAGCCATTCCATTCAGAAACGATTCGTGCGCTAGGGAATGTGCCGATTATTACTGCAGCAATGTGGAAGGAATTAGCGGAAGATGTAAAAAAATATGGTTTATTCCATAGCTATAGAATGGCAATTGCTCCAACTGGTTCAATCAGTTATATAAGATCTTGCACGGCGTCCATCTCACCATGCACAGAACGCGTAGAAGTGCGAGATTACGCAGATAGCCGCACAATTTACCCAATGCCATATTTAACGAATGATAATGCACACCTCTATGTGGAGGCTTATGATGTGAATGCTTATGATTTAATCGATTTGTACGCTGCTGCACAAAAGCATGTCGATCAAGGGATTTCGATGACGTTATATGTGACTGATGCGTGGACAACCGAACAACTAGCAAAAATTTATATTTACGCTTGGATGAGAGGAATCAAGTCGGTTTACTATGTACGACAACGTTTGCAAACATTAGAGGAGTGTGTAGCATGTCAAATTTAG
- the nrdI gene encoding class Ib ribonucleoside-diphosphate reductase assembly flavoprotein NrdI: protein MIAYASRTGNVRYIASKIQGEAVEIKEGLQLDKPFLLITYTDGLGDIPLKVAQFLERNGAFCKGVVVSGNSNFGHHVFGGAGEKIASSYRIPLVRKLDLRGYQEDYNAIQQFYEKRVIE from the coding sequence GTGATTGCTTATGCGAGTCGAACTGGAAACGTACGCTATATTGCTTCAAAAATACAGGGTGAAGCCGTTGAGATAAAAGAAGGATTGCAGTTGGACAAGCCCTTTCTTTTGATTACATATACAGATGGGCTTGGGGACATTCCACTGAAAGTTGCGCAATTTTTAGAGCGAAATGGAGCCTTTTGTAAAGGGGTCGTTGTGAGCGGAAATAGCAACTTTGGACATCATGTATTTGGTGGCGCAGGGGAAAAAATTGCATCAAGTTACCGTATCCCGTTAGTACGTAAACTAGACTTGCGTGGGTATCAGGAAGATTATAATGCGATTCAACAGTTTTATGAAAAGAGGGTCATTGAATGA
- a CDS encoding glutaredoxin — translation MKLYTKTICPKCMWVKSELQRAGLEVEVVNIDQDEEAKQTIIDAGFLSVPVLEFDGQLVGDVQEIVSQIELIAG, via the coding sequence ATGAAATTATATACAAAAACAATCTGTCCAAAATGCATGTGGGTAAAATCAGAACTGCAAAGAGCAGGGCTTGAAGTAGAAGTTGTGAATATCGATCAAGACGAAGAAGCAAAGCAAACGATTATAGACGCAGGCTTCCTTTCAGTACCTGTTTTAGAGTTTGATGGACAACTGGTAGGGGATGTGCAAGAGATTGTTTCTCAAATTGAGCTGATCGCAGGGTGA